One Haloterrigena salifodinae DNA window includes the following coding sequences:
- a CDS encoding ABC transporter permease: MTDRSTESVADGGTESMPDGETGAGAMPDDRTDTHHRPIRTPSIGSPRSVRDRVGLVGKRVGPPAVVLLALLAAWQAAVVVTGLPTLILPSPTDVATALLETYPTLLGDAVVTGVTAAAGLLAGGLVGFALAFAMTYSRTATRTLVPYVVALRIAPLIAVAPLLFLWFGRGIPARALLVATLTVFPMTIAALDGLRETPAAYLDLADSVGASRLETFLFVRVPAAAPSVVAGFKIAATLSVIGAVVAEFVTLRAGLGYRVFDTATYLETAETYAALVVLSALGVGFYLVPVALERLLWSTSER, encoded by the coding sequence ATGACCGATCGCAGTACGGAGTCAGTGGCCGACGGCGGGACCGAATCGATGCCCGACGGGGAAACGGGAGCGGGAGCGATGCCCGACGACCGGACCGATACCCACCATCGCCCGATCCGTACGCCGTCGATCGGGAGCCCGCGGTCCGTGCGCGATCGCGTCGGTCTCGTCGGGAAACGCGTCGGACCGCCGGCGGTCGTCCTCCTCGCGCTGCTCGCCGCGTGGCAGGCGGCCGTCGTCGTCACCGGGCTCCCGACGCTGATCCTTCCGTCACCGACCGACGTCGCGACCGCGCTGCTCGAGACGTATCCGACCTTGCTCGGCGATGCGGTCGTGACGGGCGTCACCGCCGCAGCGGGGCTGCTCGCCGGCGGTCTCGTCGGCTTCGCGCTCGCGTTCGCGATGACCTACTCGCGGACGGCGACGCGGACGCTGGTGCCTTACGTCGTCGCCTTACGGATCGCGCCGCTGATCGCCGTCGCGCCGCTGCTGTTCCTCTGGTTCGGCCGCGGAATCCCGGCGCGGGCGCTGCTCGTCGCGACGTTGACCGTCTTCCCGATGACCATCGCCGCGCTCGACGGACTGCGGGAGACGCCGGCGGCGTACCTCGACCTCGCCGACTCCGTGGGCGCGTCGCGGCTCGAGACCTTCCTGTTCGTCCGCGTGCCGGCCGCCGCGCCGAGCGTCGTCGCCGGGTTCAAAATCGCGGCCACGCTGTCGGTCATCGGCGCGGTCGTCGCCGAGTTCGTCACACTCCGGGCCGGACTGGGCTACCGGGTGTTCGACACGGCGACGTACCTCGAGACGGCCGAGACCTACGCCGCGCTGGTCGTCCTCTCGGCGCTGGGTGTCGGGTTCTATCTGGTTCCGGTGGCGCTCGAGCGGCTGTTGTGGTCGACTTCGGAACGATAG